The sequence GGTGGCGGCGGCGCGCGCACGCGGACGTACGGCGTGACCAATAAGACCAAACCGGATCTCTCGGAACTCAACCCCGTCCGCCAGTAGCAAAAACGGAAGCAAAGTGTTATTTAAACTGCTTCCTATAGTGACGGATTAGATAGGCCTACAGAATTTCCTTTCGAAACATTACCAAATCGCCCAAATCGCCCCCACCAGGGGAAAACATATTTTCGCCACTATATAAAGCCAGTCGGTTGCGAATAGGAGAGAAATCTGATCGTGATTTTTCAGCAGAAATACTTGACCACCAGCATAATAATGTGCAATTTCATTTTTCATGATCTAGTTAATGCATTTTAGTTTCTTACACGATGATGATGCAGTCGACTCGAATGCATTCAAGGCGCGCACCCGGGCGGTGAAAATTATTGTGTATCGACGGGGCCTCCCCCCCTTTTTCCTTTGCCGAACCCATATTTGTTGGGGAGGCGAGCGAAAGACCTAAAACGATACGCTCTATCAAACATGAGATGCATGTAAAAGCCGAACGAAAATGCAAGAAAGTCACGTGTAGAAACACAATGCATAAAACAGTTTAAGGAAAGCCATAAATGATTAAcagttttctttttgttttctccCCCCTGCAGGCGTAGGAGAATGGCGATTGATGTCGCCAAAAGATGCTGGTATCCAGTTTTGCTGTTGGTGCTAAAGCTGTCCAGTCTTGATGCCGGCGAGCGATGGTCTCGTCAGCTGACAGATTTTGGCAACGGCGCCGGCAACGATTGGATTCCACTGGCACAACCTTGCCCAACCTGTCGACCCGGAGATCGACAAGCCGGTGCCAAGGTGTTAAACTATTTCGACAATACGGGCTTTCTGGGCAACGATAACAGTGCCCAACCGCAGCATCATCACTTTACCTTCGTAaatcaaccgtttccggcagctgGTCAATCGAGCCGATTCCCACCGCTTCCCGTTCCGCAGCCACTTCAGCAAGATTTCGAATCGGCCTTCAATCAACCCTTCGGAAATCACCAATCGTTCCTCCAGCAGTCACCGTTCGGAGGTATCCAGACGATTCAGCGACACCCGATTCCTTCGTACAGTGCAGAACCGTCAACGAAGGATACGCTAGTTCAAGAAAAGCCACAAATCCtagaacaacagcaacaacagttCCAATTCCCACTACCACAGCAAAGCCAAACGAACAACATTCGTCAACCGCTGTTACAAACTGGCGGCCAAAGCCAACCCGGAGGTGGCGGTGTTTCACAGGAAGAAGTCCAACTACTGTACGTTCCCGTAGAAACGTTGTACAACCAAAAGCCACCGCAACAGGAATCAAGCCGTTTCAACGGTTTCCCACAACCCGTCAGTGCCTCGCTCATCAACGATTTCTACACATCGGTAACAACGACTCCTAAACCTCGAACCACTCAAATTCCGTTCACTACCCGAACTACGACGAGTGCTCCTCTGCCGGTGAAGCCAAAACCGAATCAACCGCCGTTGGCTATGTTCATGTACAACGAAGACAAACAGTCCAAAGTAACCATCGCGGATGCTCTCGGTAACCTGAAGAACGTCAACCAAATTGCCGTCATCGATAGCCTCAACAAGAATCTACCCAAAGTATTCATCGGTCCATCGGGACTAGCCCCACCCAAAGGATACTCCAAATTCGAACTGCCATATCTGTCCAGTATTGATCAGAATCGCTTGGACCGAAAACTCGACAGCTTACCATTTTTCGTAGCTCCACTCAGCTACAAAACTCCGTCCGGCTTTTCGAAAATCCCTCTTCCATCTCCCCACGTAGGATCCGTAATCGTCCAGCAGGCCAGCAGTAGTCCTGCCAGTAACTTTTACCGACAACCGGAAAACATTCAATACTATCAACCGGCAACTTTGAAGTTTACCGAGGCTACCACAAAGGCTCCCATAACGGTACCAGCCGGTCTACACTACACATCGCCCTCAAACAAACCGACCACCGACCGATCAAACTACAGCCGAGGAAATACACAAACTTCACCAGATTCCTATCGACAACCACAAGCCGATCGTGCTCTCCACTCCCACTCTCCGTTCAACAGTGTTAACAATCAACCGAACCGTCACATCGTCAACGAGGAATACTTCAATCTAGCGAAAACCAAGAAACCTACAACCTCTTCCACGTCACTGAACTACACCCCGAAAACCTACAAACCATTCGAATTCAAACCCATTCCCGACCAAAAGATACCGTCGTTCGTTGATTCGGAAAATCACGCTCCCAGTTTTACCACCTCGAAACCGGTAACGACAACCGAACGAGCCTACAGCACCGACACCCAGGAGGACACCCAGCTGAAAACACACTTCAAAGAGGAACACTTCCGTAATCGCCGTCCGTACAGTGGTCCAACCGTAGCCGCACAGCCCGAAGAAGACGAAAGCTTGCCCACGAACCAAAATAACCACGAAGAGGAACACTTCGTGCACAAATTCAAACTGGTCAATTCCGTCCGGCCGCAAAACACACCGACTACGAAGTCGGTCGTCGACAATGCGTACTTGGAGTTCTTCCAGCAGCAGGATAACCACGACACTTTGAAAACCACTGTAAACAACCACGCTCCCAGCGGAGCACATCACACGATTCGTAACAACTACTTCCAACCGAGTACCAACGAGGATGCACCGAAGCAAAAGTTTGTCAGCACTTACTACGTTCCGACGACTACCCCGGTGACACCGACAACCACTACAACCGTGTCCCCTAAAAACACTGGTGATTCTTTCTTCGAAGATTTCGAAGAAAAGAGCCGACTGTTTGAATCCGATCGTCCTCGATACTCCCAGCAAACCCGTCCCGTCGAACAACCGTACAGTTCGGATTCCTACGTGAATCGATTCTCGGAAAATTCCTACATAAATAAGTACAAATACGAAACGAACACCAACGAAGAAGTGCACTACCCGGTAGAAGTAGTAACCACCCAAGATCCTCTCCGATACGACACTACCAGTGAATCTTCCCGTATCACAACCCCATCATCGGAACAGTCTTACAGCATTCCGTCCGAGCTGCCACCCATCAGTGCCAACCTTCCCGGATTGGTCAACTCTCTGATGGAAGACGAATGGTCACCTCAAAAAAATGGCAACCATCAACCCGGAACGTCCACCGCTACGTCCTCAACGGCCGCCAAGGGACACTTCCGAAAGACGGCGCATCGTACATCAACTGCCCCGGTTACTCCAGACCCGTACTCTACCGAGGTGACGACCAGACGTGTCCGTGGTCGACGTCCAACAACCACTTCAACCACTGGCGACTATACCGCTCCAACCCGGGCCACTACAGTCAACAGAAGCCGGTCACGGTATGTTCCGTCCAGCGAAGAAAGACCGGCCGTTCGAAGTAGAACCAGAAGTCGTCCGCACAGCAATTCACGAGTCGCCAAGGAAGAGGAAAACCTAGACTATCAACGAGATGTTCTAAAACAAAACTACCCAGTGATCCGGTCTGGGTCCCAATCCATATCCACATCCACTTCCACTCCGCCTCCAACAACAACTTTCACTACCACAACAACGCATGCAACCACAATGCCGCTAACATACGCACAAATCTTCGAGGAACAAACCGACCGTCTGAATCTGTACCCCATGGCACAGACCGAACATGTTCCGGCGATACCAACCATCGAAGAAGGTTCCAATCTGCGGAAGGAAACTTACAATAGTGAAAACTACGACTCGGAAAGTACAAGTCCTTTCGCACCTACTACCATTCGCCAAAATGGACGGGACTCAACCGTTCCGCAGGATGACGAATCCGTTCGGGTTTTGCCAGTCAACTACCAATCCATAGAACCACAACGTGAAACTCCAATAAAATCAGTCGAGATTCAACGAGAACGACCCATCCACAGTACCAGAAGACACCCCGTTAAACAAGAACCAGATCCAGAAACTCCCTCCAACAATAATCAACAGGAAGACGGACAGGACTTCCGCAAAGTGGAAATCACTCCCAGACCCAGGAGACCACTATTGCGGCAACCCGTTTACTCACCGAGGACAACGATCGCTACGGAGCGAGCAACACCTGAACGCACGACAATCGAACCGTCGCGAGGATCACCGCAGCGTCGACCGGCATTCGTGAGGCGACCTGGTCGTCCACTGTACACGACGACGACCGCCACACCCACGACGACGTACTCGAGCCGAGGTGTCTCTGGCGATGATGAACAATCTACGCAAGGAGCATTTACCGTGAGTTTCCGCGCGTAACCGCGGTTATTTGAAGGTAACTGAATTATCTGATTTTAGGTGCGTCCAAAAACCCGCCAGGATATCCTTCGAGCCCGAACGCGTCGACCGTTGACGACCTATGTGACTCCTACTACAACCGCTTCTCCAGAGCCTTCGGTCACTAGAGGGTTCGCGAGAACTAAGGAACTTCGAAGGGTGTCTCCCACTATTCGATCAAGACAAGAAGTATTCTAACGATACGGTTCCATCGACTGTTTCTAATCCCGATTTGtcgttttttatttttgtactttTCAGCAACAACCACAGCAACAGGAACAAGAACAAACATCCGAAAAACAACCCGAATCACAAACGCCAAGATTCCGGATCCGTGAGCGAACTCGCTTCAGTCTGCAGCCACAGGAAAGTCAGTGGTCTGCCAAATTGGTACAGAACTCGTTCCAACCGGTACAGAGCGTAGAATCACGCCACAAAACCTACGAAGAGGAACATTATTCTCTCGAACCGGAGCCGGAGATCGTCACGGCCAATCCGTTCCAGGAGGAAAGTATCCGGCTGGTAAACGTCTCCGCCAATCTCGCCGGAACGCCATCCACGACACCGGTCGGTGTACTGACGAAGGAAGTTGCCCTCAGCCAGATGCCACCACAGGCGGACGATAGGTTGTAGAGAAGTATCCATTTGCTTCGGTGGTTGTTGGTAGTATAAacatttcacatttgatttttcaaatgaacatttcatgtttgatttttcaaatggccgtatgagcaagtgacagtttctctttgttcactttatCTTCATAGTATAAAGTGTTTTTTCTGGTATTTAGGTATCATCCTCAGGCACGTatccagaggggggggggggggggcaagaGGCGTAGGAGTaaagtaattttcattttaggatttttaaccactatttccggaatcaaGAACAGAAATGAGTGTTTTGGCCATCAACCCGCTTCTTTctgcaatcgatttttttttcgaaactcaaaagtcggttttcacagtgattacagtcAATGTAAATGGTACTAGATGGCCAGAAAATGCCATGAAGATTAGTACTGAGCAAAATAATCATAGTTTTGGCAAGATTTTGtgaatgaaaaagatgtcctgccgctggatgccgcacttgcatactcaggattaaaacgattacgcgagcacacttcggaagcatgttcgcctatgctgatgatgatggtgtcaGTTAGTTAATGTTTATATTATTATACACCAGAGATTaaccgacaatagactgaaatCGGCAAGAGTGCTCCGAAGCGGCCTAGGTAGGCTAAATTGGTCGGTTCTTTGGGTTTGTCTCGGTATACTTTTCGTGGACTACCTCGAACAAAGAAAAACACCTTCAATATCAAATAGAAGTGTgtattattggagcgattgaaaatcgggttttcaaaataatgcacAGATACACAAGAGCAGAGTGTGAGTTTCATTTTTGAGCTCTGACCGCTTCTTCCGGActtgttccgaaaccggaagccggattcggTTAAAATATCATAAAAGTCTATGaatccataagacctttcattagaatccaTTTTTACATTTTCGCAAATCGTCctggtcatctctgagaaatttatgtgagttaaattttgaagtttttgaccgCTACAAAGAACGCTTTTTTGTTATTGCATCGTCACTCCCAAtgacgaatttaaatttttattctcaTCACGCTGTATAACCAGACCAGAGATGcaaaagtaaaaattttaatgcaGAGTTGAAGAAGTCTGTAAACTCGAAAAAAGTCTGCGGACTCCAAGTTTTCTTCTAAGAATGATGTATGGAattagtgaacaaaaaaaaaaagaccgtggcaatttcaaaagtctgtaattttttacaaacgtctacaaaaaacgtgattttcaaaaacCTACAAAAAAAGTCTGCAAGTTAAACATGTCTGCAGCTTATTTCATAAATctgctgatttacaaacaaatctgcaggtctggcatctctgatccagacacggaagatgactcgatgaaattaaatagaatTATGTGGGATTGCAaggcacttcatttgaatataaatttatcaAAATCTGCTCGATCATCTGtttgaaaaataatcaataaattttgcaaactaaaagagcttgaataatttcaaaatatttgctcCTTTTTACATCGTGAACACATAAGAACATCCTTTTTACATTAGATCATACCCTTAAAATTGAAggtcttaatattcattacTCAGTTTTTCTGGAACCAGATGTCAAAGCCGAACTATGGGACTATTTGATAAAAGAAATGTAAGAAAACGATCCCTTCCCTTTGACACATATAACTTCTTGCTTCAATCCCTCATTGTCCAATCCAAAATAtgagtgtaaactcgaaaaaagTCTGCGGACTCCAAGTTTTCTTCTAAGAATGATGTATGGAattagtgaacaaaaaaaaaagaccgtggcaatttcaaaagtctgtaattttttacaaacgtctacaaaaaacgtgattttcaaaaacCTACAAAAAAAGTCTGCAAGTTAAACATGTCTGCAGCTTATTTCATAAATctgctgatttacaaacaaatctgcaggtctggcatctctgatccagacacggaagatgactcgatgaaattaaatagaatTATGTGGGATTGCAaggcacttcatttgaatataaatttatcaAAATCTGCTCGATCATCTGtttgaaaaataatcaataaattttgcaaactaaaagagcttgaataatttcaaaatatttgctcCTTTTTACATCGTGAACACATAAGAACATCCTTTTTACATTAGATCATACCCTTAAAATTGAAggtcttaatattcattacTCAGTTTTTCTGGAACCAGATGTCAAAGCCGAACTATGGGACTATTTGATAAAAGAAATGTAAGAAAACGATCCCTTCCCTTTGACACATATAACTTCTTGCTTCAATCCCTCATTGTCCAATCCAAAATATGTGAGTACatatttacttaaatttataactacttgcactcactcttcaaaaaaataaataaatacttaaggcacaagaatcatcagttagatgcattatatcttatttgtgggcccctcccgaaatgaaatcctgggtacaggCCTGATCATTCTATACAAATAAtttagtgataaacgtggaaactgcTTGATAATTAATAGAACAGAAAGTAAACAAGGagcaactgtcacttgctcttacggccttctgaaaatcaaccgagatttggtATAACTTGACAATACATTGGGTTGATTCTTTCTACAGAGTTGCGCAACGGATTCTGACACATTTatgatgtaaatttacaaaaccTCGGAAGTGATAGACGAAAAAACTAACCAgcaataaaaaacgatatttgacaAATGATGCGCATTACTTGATACGCAAGGTCCAGGGCTTGTGAATATAAACTTTACTTCTTAAATTGCCCCATAAGTAGAAGCCACAGCTTGATAAGTCAGGCAGTCACGGCGACCAAGAAAAATCAGTGCTTCTGGAAATGATTCGCTtgtggaagtttttttttaacactcAAGCACGATTGAAACGAAATTTCCGTTTCAATTTGGGTAAAAACATGTTTTCAACATGTtggtacagtctgttacataagagcgtagtCATGATTAGTGGAATGGTGTGAGATATTTCTattaacacagagggcagttGTGTTCTTGATGCAATGCAAGAATGAATCAGTTAACTATTGTGTACAATTCGATTgcagcatttttccaaaatgagtaccgcgcACGCTACGCGATTCGAAGCAgctttttttgtgctcgcacccgaaaggtcccaaaatgacacaagctgccgcggcgaaatacacgaagtcgaaacagtttgtgagtaagtggatCGTGCATCGTTTAAAAGTGGCTAAAAATTTCGACAACTTTAAAATTGGCGGCTTTGTCGGTGTATTGTCAGAAAACAGACAAAAAAGTAATTTGGgacctgtttttgaaaaatccgATATTAACTTTGAGCGAAAGTActtcaaaatttaccaaaaactgtttaaatataTCGTATGGGTCTGATCGCAACTTTGCAAAAaccgatgttgagtgaaaaacatgtgcaaaaacgtcTTCAATGGGCAGTCACCCGATGCCGatccaattgagaacgtttgaGCTCAAATGAATATGAAGCTTGGGAAAAACCGAACACACAATTTGAAAGCTTGTTCTCcaaattcacaaatttggaggtcgttttcagatctcgctcaaagtatgcctcgaaggtgtcgagccattattaacgctgaagaggattggacttgctattaatgtatttgcatgcaagtttttgatcaaataaaacaacatttttcagagtattttcatgttgagtttttccattttctcacaacagtgaccacgatcttatgtaacagacagtATAGCGCGCTCAAATAACGAAAGCGGATCGAACTCGTTTAACATTCTCTGGTGTCCGGACCGTCTAGGCGCGGCACTGAGGTTTAATTTAAATTACagaatttgttttaaaaaaaatgtccacCCACAGCTTCACAGTATTACGCGAAGGCACCGGTATTCAATttctgattcttcaaaaacttaaataaacataaatgaataaaacctgttttaatccacctagttgtgtaataatgcctttctcatgtataatattgtggtatactattcaaaaaatttttcttcgatttttgaaagaaaccaagagaatgtttttgcattaactagtataacatacagaataaaacagtgctttgattgcgtgggTCATCCTTaacaaaacgaagtgagttcactattatatgcacacggaacgaccgaaattaaaaaaatttgagaatttactttgctgaaaaaactcttatttttagaaaatgtgtttagttggtgaatattctggacacaaaccagcaatatttcaatccaacacgaaattctcattgacaactaattttgttattaaaatcagacaatttgtttctatttatctaccaccatcattactgaaggacagcacaaagaaaacaaaactgaaatgggtattattaacaagtttattagccaaaaactgtgtcaaagcaaaacaatccattaaaaagctaaaaaggacagtcttattgaaactgcttgaaaattgttttgatgtttttcgcatgtgttcgatatatctttatttgaatttctaaaccgatatgtaaaaatgtcgtaaactgttagtgcaaatcgtatttattcagaatttgtgcgcacttgaagcgattgcgcgtaataatgtttttacgcggaacagtgaagtgaatttcgaatgtttcacgctaattgtgatgaagtttttttgtatcttcaaaccttccgagctgcgccgtccggtgtactacttgtattcggttttagttttccgagtgctcaaagttttcagtgagaatgaagaaaacagtgatttagaagaaaaaattcaaaaagatgtttatgtttcgttcatgtctttatctccaatacaacatcgtatttatacctgccaatatagaaaagacaaccgcgtctgaatttttttcggcagtagtgtgccatctagtggctagtagtcattacggtgttaccgtttcggtgacagggcgccatatagctgcagattgcagaagccaattcaaccattcatattggttgaaaataacattttatttctttaattcaactaaaaaattagttgaatggaaatgaaatgtgccttagctaagaaatgacagcacgtttaatttgtgaattcaactaaaaaatagtcatttcaacaaatattttattattattaagggaatgagaataaaaaatctaaattagcaaaagtaagatttttttagttgtctcaaaaaataactaactaaaatcagcaaatcaactaaatttttcgcgaaaatgctgatttcggtcgttccgtgcacttccggcaccggaacccgagaaccggtataatcaaagtaggttcgtacggccaccaactaacatgacatacaaactctactagtacgcactctaaattacgatttaaatggttgttgtatccgaaaatatgcagtaatttttggtaggaacataagacctttcaattgaccctaagattgggaataacggtttagagtccagtttataacattttttacggtttttgttccctcagttcaagtgacggtgtacaatattgaacacactttaccctattactccggaaccggaagtcggatccggatgaaattcaggaattccgtatgggaaaaccggttcagccattacggagaaaacctagtgagattatttgacacatacacacacacacacacccacacacacacacacacacacacacacacacacacacacacacacacacacacacacacacacacacacacacacacacacacacacacacacacacacacacacacacacacacacacacacacacacacacacacacacacacacacacacacacacattttctcagctcgatgaactgagtcgaatggtatatgacacttggccctccgggccaatttcactagtcggtttttcaagtgattgcataacctttctatatgagaaaggcaaaaacgcggTGAGTGACACTCCAGGGCTCCATGATGGATGGAAAACTACTGAACGCAAATAAACCTTCATTTTTTCTACTTTCCGATGCCGCGTTCGGTTTCTCTTTACCTTGTATGGTTCCAGTGTAACCgaagaacaaaatgtgtcaggtaCCTTTGCGTAACCCTGTATTAGTTAGATCGTTGCCCGGCAACAGATCTGTGGACTTAAATAAGTCTAATACCGACTTTGATCCATAGAATATCGCACGAATCTGTCTATTTAATGCTGTCAGTAAACCTTGCCCAATGGACTGTAGTTGGAAAATATTGTGGCATCTTTCTTACACTCTTTTAGAAATGGCGGAACAAATTTCATCCAGGTGTTGAGTGTGCGAAATATGTAGACTAGGGGGGTTAGGTGTGCAGGAATGAGAAATTTCTGGACTAAGCACTAAAAAGTGTACGAAAGGAATGGGTCTCGGGGGGGGTTTCAGCAGTGTTCCGCAATCAGATATATTCACGAATTCTTCCAAATTTCCAGGTGTGGAATCtctcacacagacattttccaagTGTGGAGTTCGGTATACTACCAATAGGACTTCCACCGCCCCTGCACTTTCTCATCCActttttcttcaaatgttttcttCGTTTCTGAAGCAGTCGGTAAAACCTTTTCCTGAATagaaacatttgttttggaagaaccggttaaagTTTtgaccggtttttgcattcaaaaacacTTAAACggattttccaaactaagtttcaTTTATCCCATTTTTGCTTTCATCCGTTCAAATGAGAAtcctaaaatcagtttttatgAGAAAACTTATATTTTTACgatattatatatttcattaaTTTAATATGATTGTAGCATACACACTTTTTTTTCGCTTAATCTCGGCAAAATAATTGCGGAGTCTCGGcaatctcaaatttgacaaacgaaaCGTCAGTTATTACCGAAATTATCAGTGAAAAGCTTACTGTCCGTTCGGCATAACCATTACTGAAAGTTTGAAagaacctaagacaagacctgataactggcttcttattcttccttccgaatcatccttctcgacattttcgccctgtggaataaataccaacgtatcggctacagtgcagccacatttacagattttttaataatttaatgctaagaaaaaatatttattcaattaaatattttagactcaatttttgatttgacataaacatgaaaaatgttgtggtggatgcattttttttattatatattaatgcttaaaaacaattaattgagcttggatggcaaaacacgaaataccggatcttttggaaaccgggaaaagtcaagtttggatagaaatgcttagtgcgaccacagtgtggaacacaacagttcatttttctcgtaaaactaaacacac comes from Malaya genurostris strain Urasoe2022 chromosome 3, Malgen_1.1, whole genome shotgun sequence and encodes:
- the LOC131439421 gene encoding mucin-2; the protein is MAIDVAKRCWYPVLLLVLKLSSLDAGERWSRQLTDFGNGAGNDWIPLAQPCPTCRPGDRQAGAKVLNYFDNTGFLGNDNSAQPQHHHFTFVNQPFPAAGQSSRFPPLPVPQPLQQDFESAFNQPFGNHQSFLQQSPFGGIQTIQRHPIPSYSAEPSTKDTLVQEKPQILEQQQQQFQFPLPQQSQTNNIRQPLLQTGGQSQPGGGGVSQEEVQLLYVPVETLYNQKPPQQESSRFNGFPQPVSASLINDFYTSVTTTPKPRTTQIPFTTRTTTSAPLPVKPKPNQPPLAMFMYNEDKQSKVTIADALGNLKNVNQIAVIDSLNKNLPKVFIGPSGLAPPKGYSKFELPYLSSIDQNRLDRKLDSLPFFVAPLSYKTPSGFSKIPLPSPHVGSVIVQQASSSPASNFYRQPENIQYYQPATLKFTEATTKAPITVPAGLHYTSPSNKPTTDRSNYSRGNTQTSPDSYRQPQADRALHSHSPFNSVNNQPNRHIVNEEYFNLAKTKKPTTSSTSLNYTPKTYKPFEFKPIPDQKIPSFVDSENHAPSFTTSKPVTTTERAYSTDTQEDTQLKTHFKEEHFRNRRPYSGPTVAAQPEEDESLPTNQNNHEEEHFVHKFKLVNSVRPQNTPTTKSVVDNAYLEFFQQQDNHDTLKTTVNNHAPSGAHHTIRNNYFQPSTNEDAPKQKFVSTYYVPTTTPVTPTTTTTVSPKNTGDSFFEDFEEKSRLFESDRPRYSQQTRPVEQPYSSDSYVNRFSENSYINKYKYETNTNEEVHYPVEVVTTQDPLRYDTTSESSRITTPSSEQSYSIPSELPPISANLPGLVNSLMEDEWSPQKNGNHQPGTSTATSSTAAKGHFRKTAHRTSTAPVTPDPYSTEVTTRRVRGRRPTTTSTTGDYTAPTRATTVNRSRSRYVPSSEERPAVRSRTRSRPHSNSRVAKEEENLDYQRDVLKQNYPVIRSGSQSISTSTSTPPPTTTFTTTTTHATTMPLTYAQIFEEQTDRLNLYPMAQTEHVPAIPTIEEGSNLRKETYNSENYDSESTSPFAPTTIRQNGRDSTVPQDDESVRVLPVNYQSIEPQRETPIKSVEIQRERPIHSTRRHPVKQEPDPETPSNNNQQEDGQDFRKVEITPRPRRPLLRQPVYSPRTTIATERATPERTTIEPSRGSPQRRPAFVRRPGRPLYTTTTATPTTTYSSRGVSGDDEQSTQGAFTVRPKTRQDILRARTRRPLTTYVTPTTTASPEPSVTRGFARTKELRRVSPTIRSRQEQQPQQQEQEQTSEKQPESQTPRFRIRERTRFSLQPQESQWSAKLVQNSFQPVQSVESRHKTYEEEHYSLEPEPEIVTANPFQEESIRLVNVSANLAGTPSTTPVGVLTKEVALSQMPPQADDSNIPSFAELLNDVMKEYIDDSIHSEAEAENKPVENEVLNNAEKPSPELQRSSANVASNGFEKKSTGVRNGYNFRKRGRSHAVDSFETAESQHINSHVLNTAGIESLKSIDKAYLRGKNVGDDAKGTNYVTPQSNHANLPAQMELVGTTAVSPAETTISAIVETTSAIETTSVLPTEKETTTPPPTVEVLLGDDEQTSTEQFYDDVAELEQDDQPPSKEATNQGIFADVKKQLSDLFAMAESDPDTEEDDERYGSLMMGYQPAERMTTSTAEPEFITSTTTEPPPSENRAESTVSKPLQNAVGSLAIPTSTSNGITHETEICYRGRCVKTEEKKPKKNKFKPN